One window from the genome of Nicotiana sylvestris chromosome 9, ASM39365v2, whole genome shotgun sequence encodes:
- the LOC138878531 gene encoding uncharacterized protein, whose protein sequence is MAVDLNIEELLVIGDSDLLVHQNEFADALDTLSSMIQHPDKSYSDPIPVKIHNQLAYCTHVEEEIDGKPWFYDIKEYLSKGEYLEHANHTQKRTLRRLSNHFFHNGEYLYIRTPDLGSLRCVDVKEASKQLEDVYAGTCGPHMNGFILAKKILRADYFWMTMETD, encoded by the exons ATGGCAGTTGACCTGAACATTGAGGAGTTGctagtaatcggtgattcagatttgcttgtgcaccag aatgagtttgctgatgcgTTGgacaccttgtcatctatgatacaacatccggatAAGAGTTATagtgatcccattccagtgaagaTCCATAATCAACTGGCATATTGtactcatgttgaagaagaaatagatggaaagccttggttctatgacatcaaggagtatttgtcaaaaggagaatatctggagcatgcaaatcacactcagaagcgcacactccggagattgtcaaatcacttcttccacaacggAGAATACTTGTACataagaactcctgatttgggttcactaaggtgtgtcgacgtgAAGGAAGCTTCTAAGCAACTTGAGGATGTATATGCCGGGACCTGTggcccacatatgaatggtttcatcttggctaagaagatactcagagctgattacttttggatgaccatggagacagattga